From Xanthomonas citri pv. mangiferaeindicae:
GTCCGCGCTCGATCTGGGTTTCGTTGCCGACTGTCACCCGCGAATCGTCCAGGTAGACGATCTGGCCCAGGCTCGCGCTGAGCTTCTCGCGGCCGTCGGACTCGCGGATCAGGCGCGTGCTCACTGCCAGCGTCACCTGGTTGGCGTCGGCCTGGCGGTCGGCACCCGAGTAGCGGTTGTCGCGGAACAGCTGGCCCCAGCCGAAGGTCAGCGGGCTGGTGTCGAACAGCGGCAGCGCCGACTGGTCGCGATAGGGCGAGTGCAGGTAGTAGATCCGCGGCTCGAGCGTGTGCAGGTAGTCCTCGCCGCGGAACCGGGTGTTGCGGTCGAAGAACAGCCCGGCATCGAGCGAGGTGATCGGCTGGCTGCGGCTGGGCGCGGTGTCGCGCAGTTGGCCGAAGGCCGCCTGGTATGGGCCTTGCAACTCGGCGGGAATCGGTTCGTTGGCGTTGAGGCCTAGCGCCCCGCGCGCGCGCTGGTCGGCGATCGAGTCGGCCAGCTCCCGGTCCAGCCCGTAGGCGGTATGCCGCCAGGCGAGAGTGGGGCGCAGGAACCAGCTCGGGCCCTCGAGCGGCATCGAGATGTAGGGCTTGAGGTCGACCCGGCTGCCGCCGGGCTTGGCGACATCGTCGACGTGCGAGAACCGGGTCGCGGTGGCGTTGACGCCCGCGGTGAACCAGCGCCCGTACGGCCGTTCCCAGGTGAAGTAGGCGTGCGGCAGCCGGTTGTAGGGCAGGATCGACTCGGGCAGCGTGTAGTCGGTCAGCAACTGGTAGTCGGCCAGCACGCCAGCATTCCAGTAGCCCTGCGGGCCTGATCTGCCCTGGCCGAAGACGCCGAGCTGGCTGACGCCGCTGATCGACGAGATGCCGTCGACGTTGTTGCTGGAGTCCTCCAGATACCGCGGGTCGCTCATCCAGGTCAGGTTCGCGCGCGCCTGCCAGGTCGGATTGAGATCGGCCGAGCCGCTGAAGGCCAGGAAGCCGCGGTCGTTCTTGCGGCGGTTCTCGGCGATCGGCACCTGGATCTGCTCGAGTTCGCGCTCGCGGCTGGCGAGCTTGTCGGACGGCAGATAGGCCACGTCGAGCACGCCGCGGGTGGCGTCGGTCATGAACCGGAATTCGGTGCCCAACTGCAGGCCGCGCTTGCTCATCCAGCGCGGCTCGAGCGTCATGTCGTAGTTCGGCGCCAGGTTGAGGTAGATCGGCTGCGAGTAGTCGAAGCCGTTACGGCTGGACTGCGAGATCCGTGGATAGAGCAGGCCGGAGATACGGCGCTCATCGATCGGGAAGCGGAACCAGGGCACGTACAGCACCGGCACCTTGCCCACGCGCAGGGTCGCGCTGCGGGCTGTGCCCATGCCCAGGTCGGTGTCGACGTCGATCTGCCGGGCCTTGAGTTCCCACCAGCGGTCGCTCGGCGGGCAGGTCGAGTAGGTCGAGCCCAACAATGCGCCCTGGGCACCCTCCATGCGGATGTGGTCGGCGCCGCCGTTGCCGCGCCGGGCCGTGAGCTGGTAGCGCACGTTGTCCATGCGATAGGCCTCGGCAATGGTGTCGCCCTGCAGCTTGTCGGCGACCACCCGCATGCCGGCGTCCTGGTAGCGCACGTTGCCATCGGCCACGAACGTGCCATCTTCCTCGGAATAGTCGAGGTCGTCTGTCCCCAGGAACTGGTCGCCACGCCGCAGCGTCACATTGCCCGAGAAGCTGCTGCTCTCGCCGGTGACCCCTTCGAAGGCGTCGCCGTCGATATCGGTCGGCTGACTTTCGCGATCCTCGACCGAGCCCACCGGTGCCTGGGCGTCGGCGAAGGCCGGGACGGCATC
This genomic window contains:
- a CDS encoding organic solvent tolerance protein (determines N-hexane tolerance and is involved in outer membrane permeability) → MSLTAQADDLPRPNYWALCPVEDAVPAFADAQAPVGSVEDRESQPTDIDGDAFEGVTGESSSFSGNVTLRRGDQFLGTDDLDYSEEDGTFVADGNVRYQDAGMRVVADKLQGDTIAEAYRMDNVRYQLTARRGNGGADHIRMEGAQGALLGSTYSTCPPSDRWWELKARQIDVDTDLGMGTARSATLRVGKVPVLYVPWFRFPIDERRISGLLYPRISQSSRNGFDYSQPIYLNLAPNYDMTLEPRWMSKRGLQLGTEFRFMTDATRGVLDVAYLPSDKLASRERELEQIQVPIAENRRKNDRGFLAFSGSADLNPTWQARANLTWMSDPRYLEDSSNNVDGISSISGVSQLGVFGQGRSGPQGYWNAGVLADYQLLTDYTLPESILPYNRLPHAYFTWERPYGRWFTAGVNATATRFSHVDDVAKPGGSRVDLKPYISMPLEGPSWFLRPTLAWRHTAYGLDRELADSIADQRARGALGLNANEPIPAELQGPYQAAFGQLRDTAPSRSQPITSLDAGLFFDRNTRFRGEDYLHTLEPRIYYLHSPYRDQSALPLFDTSPLTFGWGQLFRDNRYSGADRQADANQVTLAVSTRLIRESDGREKLSASLGQIVYLDDSRVTVGNETQIERGRSAWVADSTYAINDRWTISAGYQWDPKFRREDLASVRTRYLIGDDGIVNFAYRRRSNLIEQADLSFLYPINPTWSLVGRYYYSLADNQLLEAVAGVQWDSCCLAARVVGRRYLRNRQGDLNNAIMFEIELKGLGSAGPDTEGRLRRAILGYYRDDLYLVPPSELRNSDDDESITPGLSQ